In one window of Polynucleobacter sp. AM-7D1 DNA:
- a CDS encoding phasin family protein, giving the protein MFKNQFAENQAKSVESARALGQTALENAQELAEINYQAAQQAVANAQAKAAELLKGKDAKAALDLLQSPEVQEAVAEVAAYQKKVAAVLRRGNQELVEAVEAAIDQSQDDLKSFVAAATSKAPAGSEAYVSAFTSAFNTAMQNFDQVRSTTQDAFANFEKSVETAMKSAEGQFGQAPKAGKSRTK; this is encoded by the coding sequence TCAATTTGCAGAAAATCAAGCCAAATCCGTTGAAAGTGCTCGCGCATTGGGTCAAACTGCTCTCGAGAACGCTCAAGAGCTAGCAGAAATCAATTACCAAGCAGCTCAACAAGCCGTAGCCAATGCGCAAGCTAAGGCTGCTGAATTGTTAAAGGGTAAAGATGCCAAAGCAGCCTTAGATCTCCTGCAAAGCCCAGAAGTACAAGAGGCGGTTGCTGAAGTTGCCGCTTATCAGAAAAAAGTAGCCGCAGTATTGCGTCGTGGAAATCAAGAATTAGTTGAGGCTGTAGAAGCCGCCATTGATCAATCACAAGATGACTTAAAGAGCTTTGTCGCAGCTGCTACCTCAAAGGCGCCAGCAGGCTCAGAAGCATATGTAAGCGCCTTTACCTCGGCATTCAACACAGCAATGCAAAATTTTGATCAAGTACGATCAACCACTCAAGATGCTTTTGCAAACTTTGAGAAAAGCGTTGAAACTGCAATGAAGAGTGCAGAAGGTCAATTTGGTCAGGCTCCTAAGGCAGGAAAAAGTCGCACCAAGTAA
- the panD gene encoding aspartate 1-decarboxylase codes for MNRIMLLGKIHRATVTEADLHYEGSCGIDEDFLDAADMREFEKIELYNINNGERFSTYIIKAKRGSGIISLNGAAARKAHVGDHLIICTYGQVSNDAVAKHVPKIVLLGEGNTIKEIKKVN; via the coding sequence ATGAATCGCATTATGTTGTTGGGAAAAATTCACAGAGCAACCGTTACAGAGGCGGATTTGCATTACGAAGGCTCTTGTGGAATCGATGAAGACTTCCTCGATGCTGCGGATATGCGTGAATTTGAAAAGATCGAGCTTTACAACATCAACAATGGCGAGCGTTTCTCAACTTACATCATTAAAGCAAAGCGTGGGTCTGGCATTATTTCTCTGAATGGCGCTGCTGCACGTAAAGCACATGTTGGCGACCATCTGATTATTTGCACATACGGACAAGTTAGCAACGATGCAGTTGCAAAGCATGTTCCTAAGATTGTGTTGTTGGGTGAAGGCAATACCATTAAAGAAATTAAAAAGGTCAATTAA